A stretch of Lepidochelys kempii isolate rLepKem1 chromosome 14, rLepKem1.hap2, whole genome shotgun sequence DNA encodes these proteins:
- the LOC140898069 gene encoding serine/threonine-protein phosphatase 1 regulatory subunit 10-like, translating into MSEKYNLKQMLIKRQSMSAPSGDNPPVEKKYKSLNTTPNSTEEIKFKIIAVQPMGSLGFLDALNSAPIPGIKIKKKVLSPTATKASLFEGKPAPEASAAKPSSPEPTTASKPMEVDRPGSRGPRADGDRQNSDAKPPESAAGST; encoded by the exons ATGTCTGAAAAATACAACTTGAAGCAGATGCTGATAAAGAGGCAGAG CATGTCCGCCCCCTCTGGAGACAACCCACCAGTAGAGAAGAAATACAAGTCTCTGAACACCACCCCCAACAGCACCGAGGAAATCAAATTCAAGATCATCGCCGTGCAAC CAATGGGGAGCTTGGGTTTCCTGGAtgcccttaactctgcccccatcccagggATCAAGATCAAAAAGAAAGTCTTGTCTCCTACGGCAACCAAG GCGAGCCTGTTTGAAGGGAAGCCAGCCCCAGAAGCGAGCGCTGCTAAACCGTCCTCACCAGAACCCACTACTGCATCCAAGCCCATGGAGGTGGATCGGCCCGGCAGTAGAGGTCCCAGAGCTGATGGAGACCG GCAGAACTCGGACGCCAAGCCACCCGAGAGTGCCGCTGGCTCCACGTAG